From the Bacteroidia bacterium genome, one window contains:
- a CDS encoding thioredoxin family protein: protein MALMYSNGMAIGTPMPPFALKGTDGRTWSPDDFAEAAVLVVVFTCNHCPYAIASEDRLIALHQEYSESGVRFVLINPNDAARYPDDSFDYMIQRAREKDFPFPYLHDETQEVARAFDAACTPDLFVFDAARRLTYNGRIDDNWQEPRRASRHDLRNAIEATLAGREIKAEDRHPSMGCSIKWK, encoded by the coding sequence ATGGCATTGATGTACTCGAACGGGATGGCTATCGGCACGCCGATGCCGCCTTTTGCGCTGAAGGGCACAGACGGAAGAACCTGGTCGCCGGACGATTTCGCGGAAGCGGCGGTGCTTGTGGTCGTATTTACCTGCAATCACTGTCCCTACGCCATCGCGAGCGAAGACCGTCTGATTGCACTGCACCAGGAGTATTCCGAGAGTGGCGTGCGTTTCGTCCTCATCAATCCGAACGACGCGGCGCGCTATCCCGATGATTCTTTCGACTATATGATACAACGCGCCAGGGAGAAGGATTTTCCCTTCCCGTATCTGCACGACGAGACGCAGGAGGTTGCGCGGGCCTTTGACGCCGCCTGTACGCCGGACCTTTTCGTGTTCGATGCCGCCCGCAGGCTGACCTACAATGGCCGCATCGACGACAACTGGCAGGAGCCGCGCCGGGCGAGCCGCCACGATTTACGCAATGCCATCGAAGCGACCCTGGCGGGGCGCGAGATCAAAGCGGAAGATCGTCATCCATCCATGGGTTGTTCGATAAAGTGGAAGTAG
- a CDS encoding CHAP domain-containing protein, which produces MQYPGRVIKMGESDGAIVKALKKQLNKALAASSDTVLKLDPENPSFGPGTREVVKLFQARNVDAEGRPLKQDGQVGSLTWEALFGSDSVVSDKKPDNDFLKTVLAIAAGEEKKKVREQPKNSNKGPEVSEYLRRAGVRPGLAWCCAFVYWCFDEAAKQHGRSNPMVKTAGCLFHWNHAQKKGAGRILKSQAVNNPALVKAGMIFIIDHGGGLGHTGLIEKVEGGRITTIEGNTDASKTREGGGVYRLHRKIVEINKGFIDYTPALG; this is translated from the coding sequence ATGCAGTATCCAGGTCGGGTGATCAAAATGGGTGAAAGCGATGGTGCTATCGTCAAGGCGTTGAAAAAGCAACTCAACAAGGCACTGGCAGCCTCGAGCGATACGGTGCTCAAACTGGATCCGGAAAATCCTTCCTTCGGTCCGGGCACACGCGAGGTGGTGAAGTTGTTTCAGGCTCGGAATGTCGATGCCGAGGGACGCCCGCTCAAACAGGACGGGCAGGTCGGCTCTCTGACCTGGGAAGCGTTGTTCGGATCCGACTCGGTGGTCTCGGATAAAAAACCAGACAATGATTTCCTGAAAACCGTGCTCGCCATCGCGGCAGGGGAAGAAAAGAAAAAGGTGCGCGAGCAGCCCAAAAATTCGAATAAGGGTCCCGAGGTGAGTGAATATCTGCGCCGCGCCGGAGTCCGTCCGGGACTCGCCTGGTGCTGCGCCTTTGTGTACTGGTGCTTCGACGAAGCCGCGAAACAACACGGGCGATCGAATCCCATGGTCAAAACCGCGGGCTGCCTTTTCCATTGGAATCACGCGCAGAAAAAAGGCGCCGGGCGTATACTCAAATCGCAGGCGGTGAACAACCCCGCCCTCGTGAAGGCCGGTATGATTTTCATCATTGATCATGGCGGCGGCCTCGGACATACCGGACTTATCGAGAAAGTGGAAGGCGGCCGTATCACCACCATCGAAGGCAACACCGACGCCAGTAAAACCCGTGAAGGCGGCGGCGTCTACCGGTTGCACCGCAAAATCGTGGAAATAAACAAGGGCTTTATCGATTATACTCCCGCCTTGGGATAA